One uncultured Fibrobacter sp. genomic window carries:
- a CDS encoding FISUMP domain-containing protein, whose product MAKRFLLFLFTFVFLIGCGDDKSSGNNPVVPDEPSSSIIAEPESSSSKDQSSSIKESSSSKAKSSTSKDNKLAETSSSGKAKSSSSLARSSSSLKGSSSSEVVSSSSGEEKESSSSSVKTSSSSQKSSSSSAKSSSSKPKSSSSSAKSSSSSAKSSSSTVVIPSKLYDCEEYKCVTTKYLNPEIEYGEYLDVRDSQVYRTVQIGEQVWMAQNLNYKSDTLSSCFDLKDSNCTQWGRLYTWEKALTVCPDGWHLPDTSEYRILVDYANEHRGDIKLGESLESLETGKYDIFGFSILLGSGYRKGTRYFTQGGKTDGDAFFWTASETDGKEATLPPEEYAISRILKNDARYGNVLGIMAFEKKDGLSVRCLKD is encoded by the coding sequence ATGGCGAAAAGATTCCTTTTATTTCTGTTCACATTCGTTTTCCTAATCGGATGTGGTGATGATAAATCGTCAGGGAACAATCCGGTTGTCCCTGACGAACCTTCGTCATCGATAATAGCGGAACCGGAGTCTTCCAGCAGCAAGGATCAGTCCTCCTCTATAAAGGAATCCTCTAGCAGCAAAGCGAAGTCTAGCACTTCTAAGGACAATAAGCTTGCCGAAACGTCTTCGAGCGGCAAAGCAAAATCCTCCTCCAGTTTGGCCCGATCTTCAAGCAGCTTGAAAGGCTCCTCGTCAAGTGAGGTGGTCTCTTCGAGTAGCGGCGAAGAGAAGGAATCGTCCAGCAGCAGTGTAAAAACATCCAGTAGCAGTCAAAAATCCTCGTCGAGTTCTGCGAAATCATCCAGCAGCAAACCGAAATCATCGAGCAGTAGCGCGAAGTCTTCGTCGAGTTCTGCGAAGTCGTCCAGCAGCACGGTTGTCATCCCTTCAAAACTCTACGATTGCGAAGAGTACAAGTGCGTCACGACCAAGTATCTCAACCCCGAGATAGAATACGGCGAGTATCTGGATGTACGTGACTCGCAAGTGTACAGGACCGTGCAAATCGGCGAACAGGTATGGATGGCCCAGAACTTGAACTACAAATCGGATACTTTGAGTTCGTGTTTTGATTTGAAAGATTCAAATTGTACACAATGGGGACGCCTATATACCTGGGAAAAAGCCTTGACTGTCTGCCCGGACGGATGGCATTTGCCTGATACGTCCGAATACCGTATTTTGGTTGATTATGCAAATGAACATAGAGGTGACATTAAACTTGGAGAAAGCCTTGAAAGTTTGGAAACGGGGAAATATGACATATTTGGTTTCAGTATACTCCTTGGTTCGGGTTATCGTAAAGGTACTCGTTATTTTACCCAAGGTGGAAAAACCGATGGAGATGCTTTTTTTTGGACAGCGTCAGAAACGGATGGAAAAGAAGCGACTCTTCCGCCCGAAGAATATGCTATATCACGTATCTTGAAAAATGATGCAAGGTATGGCAATGTCCTTGGAATAATGGCTTTTGAAAAAAAAGATGGTTTATCCGTAAGATGCCTTAAAGACTAA